Below is a genomic region from Rhodospirillum centenum SW.
GACGAACCGGACCATCCGCAGCATCGCCACCGCCGCCGGCCTGCCCGCCGGCTGGGCCGACGAGCTGATCGACCGCGACGCCGACGCCGACGAGGCCCGCCGGCTGGCCTTCGAGGCGATGGCGAAGCGCGCCCGGCCGGTGGACAATCGCGCGCCGGCCGGCAGCGTGACCGTGGGCACGTCCTACGAAGATCCCACGGTGATCCGCCGCGCCATGGCCGATGCCCTGGCCCACCGGCTCGCGCCCGCCCACGTCAAGCTGGAGGGTCAGGCCGTCCAGTATCGCGGCCACGGCCCGATGGCGCTGCTGGGCCAGCTTCTGGCGGCCCGCGGCGAGCGGGTGAACCCCTGGGACCGGGATGCGCTCCTGACCCGCGCCATCGGTGCCCATGGCACCTCCGACTTCCCCGCCCTGCTGGCCGACGCCGCGAACAAGGCGCTGGAGGCGCAGTACGAGGCCGCGGCCCCGACCTATCGCATGATTGCCGCGCCGCGGTCGTTCAACGACTTCAAGCCGCACAAGTTTCTCCGGGTGGGCGACTTCCCGACGTTCAGGAACTTGGCGGAAGGCGCCGAGGTCCAGTACGGCTCCATCTCCGAGAACCGCGAGACGGTGACGCCCGGCGAGTTCGCGACGGGCATCGCCATCGGGCGCCGGGCGCTGGTCAACGACGACCTGGGTGCGCTGGCCGACTTCTCGTCGCTGATCGCGATCCGCGCCGCGCAGTTCGAGAACGCCACCGTCTACGGGCTGCTGGCCGGCGACGGGCCGGTCCTGAGCGACGGCAAGGCGCTGTTCCACGCGGACCATGGCAACAAGGCCGCCAGCGGCTCCGCCATCGCGGACGGGATCGACGCCGCCGTGCAGGCCCTGCGCGCCATGACCGGGCTGGACGGCGCCAAGCTGAATCTGCGGCCGCGCTACCTGGTTGTCGGTCCCGCGCGGGAGGCCGCGGCCCGGCGCATCCTGGCGCAGATCAATCCGACCAAGGCGGGCGACGTGAACCCCTGGGCCGCGCAGTTCGAGCTTGTGGTGGATGCCGAGATCACGGGGAACCGCTGGTTCCTGGTGGCGGAACCGGCGCAGGCCCCGACGCTGGTCTACGGCTACGTCAACGGCGCCGCCGGGCCGCAGATTCTCACCGAAACCGACTTCGACACGCAGGCCGTGAAGGTCCGTGCCGGGCTGGACTTCGCCGCCGGGGTGATCGACTTCCGCGGCGTCTACAGCAACGCCGGAGCCTGACCGTGGCGACGCTGGACGAGCTGATGGGGTGGCGGGACGCGCTTCAGCGCGCCCGCTACTCCGGCGTCCGCTCCGTCGAGTTCAATACCGGGGGCGGTGGCGGCCGGAGCGTCACCTACCGGAGCGACGCCGAGCTGCGCGCGGCGCTGGCCGAAGTGGAACGCCAGATCGCCGCGGCGACCGGTGCCGGCCCCGTCACCATGATCCGAACCACATCCTGCAAGGGAACCTGACCCATGAAGACGTTCGTTCAATCCGGCGATCTGGTCGAGGTGACTGCTCCGGCCGGCGGTGTCGCCAGCGGTGCCGGCGTGCTGGTGGGCGCCCTGTTCGGTGTCGCTGCCGAGACCGCCCCCGCCGGTGCAGCCGTCGTGCTCGCGACGCGGGGCGTGTTCGATCTGCCCAAGGCCACCGCTGCCGTCTTCACGGCCGGCGGCCCCGTCTCCTGGGATGCGGTCAACGCCCGCTGCGCCGCGCCGGGCACGGGCCTCTATCCCGTCGGCGTCGCGGTCACCCCCGCCGGCAACGGCGCCGGCACGGTGCGGGTGCGGCTCGACGGCGTGGCGACGGCGGCGGCGTAGAGAGAGATTGCCCCCGGCTGCGGCCGGATGCTGGACCAGGACCAGGGGGCCGGGTGCCCCCGACGAAGCGGCGGGGCCGTCGCAGGAGGGGGAGGCGGGTGCGTGTCCACGGCTTCGGTCGCGGCCGGGTCCGCTTCCCCCGACGGCCGTTCAGGCACCGCCCGCCGCGCATGTGGCCCTGGGATCGCGGCTCCCACGACTACCTGTCCGCGGCGCTGATGCTGGCCCGCTGTGCCGCGGATGGCGACCCCGACCGTTTCGGGCGGTCGCTGGCGGTGGCGGACTACCCGCCCACCCTGGTGCCCCGGCCCGACGGCTTCGGGCGCGTCCCGGTTTCCCTCACCGGATGAGGCGGACGGCGCGGCGCTGACCCCGGAAATCTGGAGGCCGGGCCGCGACCCGTGGCTGGGCCGCACCGTCGTGGTGAACCCGCTCCTGGTCGCACGCCCGCGCTGGATCGCCGCGGCCATGCCGATGACCGCCGGGTTGCCCGACGACATCGCTGGGCGGATCGGGATCTTCAGGGCTGTCGTGGCGGTGGTCAGATGGGGTGGTGGGTAACCGTGATCGAGATGGTCACGGATGGTGGGGGTTGCTCGGGGCGTAGCTCCGCCTTCCGAGGGCGAAGCTACGTTCGTCACGGACGGAGCCGGGCAGACGAGACGTAGCCGTGAGATGCGACCTTGCTACAGGCGGCCGGGGTCACGCTGTCGGCCTTTATCGCTGCTCTCTGTGACGCTGGATCACCGCACCCTCTCACGGCAAGGCGGGGTCCATCCGGGGCGGGTTGTTCCGGAGCCCGGTCCTGATCCGCCGCAAGCCAACCACCAGGATGACCGACCGACGGACCTTGAGCGTCTGCCCGGCTCCGACAGAGGAAACCCTGCTCCTGCTGCGGATGTTTGCCGACCCGTTCTGCCGGGCCTATTGGGCTATGTCGCATATCGATATACTGCACCACGGCCGATGGTCAAGATGGTGTGAGAACGAGACAAGAACCCTACAAGATGCCGGGGGTGAAGACCTGAAAGCAGCAACCCCGCCGGGCGTGTGATCGCCACGGCCCGCCTGTGGGAGATCGCGGAGAACCTGCACCGCGCCGAACTGACGGTGCAGGAGCGGGCAGAGCATATCGCGGAGTGGGTCAGGCTGACGGCTGATAAGGGGGCGCAAGTTGCGCCCCCTGGCGGCAGGCAACCTCACGACAAGGGCATCAAGGCGGCCGTCCGCGAACTCGGCATTGATCGCACCGAAGCACAGCGCGCCGTCAAGATCGCCGCCATCTCCGACGAAGCGAAGCAGGCCGCACGGGACGCGGCCGTCACTTCCTGAACATCTCGGGCCGATCCAGGCCGAACCGCTGCTTCCCGTCCTTCGGAGCACGCCACGGATCGCCGTATTCCCGCCGGCCGGGCGCCGCGTCTCCATCCTGGGTGACCCGCAGCACGATCCGCGCCCGGCGCCGGGCGGCCCGGTTCTCCGCCGCCTTGAACGGCTTGTCGCTGGGGGCGGTCGTGCTCCCGCAGAACGGATTGCGGCGCCGTGATCTGGACATCGGGTTCCCCGTCTCCTGCGCGGCGCCTATGGCTTCTTCAGCCGCACGCCCGGCCCGCCGCCGTTCTCGGGGATGAGCTCGACGCCGGCCGATTCCAGGGCGGTGCGGATCGCGGCGATGGTGGACGGCTTCAACTCGTCCCCGCGTTCGAACCTCGAAATCGTCTGAGTGGACACCTTAGCCGCGACCGCCAAGTCTCGGACGCCGAGGTTCAGGGCAACGCGCGCCATGCGGCACTGGACAGGAAGCACGGTCACAACCCTGTTGTGATTTCTCTTGACGGGGAAATGTTAACAGTGTTGTGATTGCCGGGCAAGAGAAACGACCGGACAGGGTGCTGCAACACCCGGCCCGGCCTCACCACAACCCGAGCTGATAGGAGCTGCGGACCATGGCTGGTTCTCAGAATGCCACGACTTTGCCCGGCGCCACGACGAATCACGTTTCCGACAGCCACGAGGGGATCCTTGTGCTCCATGGGATCGCGTGCACGCTGACGGCGCTCGCCATCGCCACGGAGACAGGATACTCGGTGAATTACCACTCCCTGTACAACCTCGGCACTCAGATCGACGCGGTTATTGCATCTCTGACGGCGGAGGGCTGACCATGGCGAGCAGACCGAAGTTCCCCTTGGATGAAGAGCTGAACGAACTGGCCAACCGCGCCGTCAAGGAGCTTCCCAAGAGCATGCTGCGGGCGTTGCTCCTTTACATCGAAATCCTTGCCGCTCCTGACGGAGCGGCCGCGGCCGTCATCGCGGAGAAGGCTGTCGCGAAGGTGAGGGGCCGCCATGGCTGACGAGACGCCCCCGAACCCGCCCCGCCGGCCGATGTCGCCCGAAGAGGCAGAAGCAGTCGTCCAATCCGTCGCCACTGAACTGGTCAGGATCATCGCCCGGCAGGTCGCCCGCGAGCACCATGAAGCCGCGGTCAAGGCAAGGATGCGGGGCGGGGAATGACGACACGCCGGGCGATCCGCACCCCCGCGGACTGACCCGCCCATCCCTTAAGCCCCGCCCGGTCCGCCGCGGCGGGGCTTTCTACGTCTGCATGACCGCCGGGCGGAGCGGGGGGCGGGCTCGCTGCCGGATCAAACATGGGCCGCCAGTCCTGCCAGTCCTGCCCAAGATAGCGCCCGGTGGTCTCCATGCCGTTCCGGCCCGTCCAGTGGCCTCGGGATATGGTGAAGCGCGCTCCCTGCGCCTCCCCCTGATTCGCGCATCCTGGGCCGCACAGCGCGGGTGTCAGGCCATCGCCCTACGCCCGACGGATCGCCCCGCCCCTTCCTGATTGCTCCGATGCCTGCCCGTCTCGCGGCTGCCCGGCACGGGCGCTTCCTGCGCCCGCCGCCTCCACCGCCACCCGTTCGGCAGGGCATCGAGTGTGGAAGGGAACATGCGGGGTGCGGACATCTGAACGCACATGCGGAACGACCCTCCGTCCACATGCGTCTACCGCAATCCAGCCATGTATATTGGGGAAAAGTTGGGGAAGCCGGAGCTTGGAAACCGCTAACCCCTTGAAAACCTTGGCGTCCCCAACGGGATTCGAACCCGTGTTACCAACGTGAAAGGCTGGTGTCCTAGGCC
It encodes:
- a CDS encoding prohead protease/major capsid protein fusion protein, producing the protein MSLDILTRAAGRPSTLDRAARTVEAVALSGPAPAVRPGPAPDGSAGPWVEELDAAGADLSALIGGPVLKDHHNVTDAAVGTVAGARREGSTIIAGLRFDPSEEAEAVLAKIEAGSIRGVSLGYVVTTWRPAGTRNGRPVFVAAAWKPVEISLTPLPVDSGALIRSTSAMTATTESTTDPVVSTRTETNRTIRSIATAAGLPAGWADELIDRDADADEARRLAFEAMAKRARPVDNRAPAGSVTVGTSYEDPTVIRRAMADALAHRLAPAHVKLEGQAVQYRGHGPMALLGQLLAARGERVNPWDRDALLTRAIGAHGTSDFPALLADAANKALEAQYEAAAPTYRMIAAPRSFNDFKPHKFLRVGDFPTFRNLAEGAEVQYGSISENRETVTPGEFATGIAIGRRALVNDDLGALADFSSLIAIRAAQFENATVYGLLAGDGPVLSDGKALFHADHGNKAASGSAIADGIDAAVQALRAMTGLDGAKLNLRPRYLVVGPAREAAARRILAQINPTKAGDVNPWAAQFELVVDAEITGNRWFLVAEPAQAPTLVYGYVNGAAGPQILTETDFDTQAVKVRAGLDFAAGVIDFRGVYSNAGA
- a CDS encoding phage head-tail joining protein — encoded protein: MATLDELMGWRDALQRARYSGVRSVEFNTGGGGGRSVTYRSDAELRAALAEVERQIAAATGAGPVTMIRTTSCKGT
- a CDS encoding DUF2190 family protein, producing the protein MKTFVQSGDLVEVTAPAGGVASGAGVLVGALFGVAAETAPAGAAVVLATRGVFDLPKATAAVFTAGGPVSWDAVNARCAAPGTGLYPVGVAVTPAGNGAGTVRVRLDGVATAAA
- a CDS encoding helix-turn-helix domain-containing protein, translated to MARVALNLGVRDLAVAAKVSTQTISRFERGDELKPSTIAAIRTALESAGVELIPENGGGPGVRLKKP